A genomic stretch from Bacterioplanes sanyensis includes:
- a CDS encoding pilus assembly protein PilP, with translation MKKFIVLCWFFVLSGCSSSADVSDLQQFVDDTLAKPRGRIEPIPVFKPYESFNYSSAGVRSPFELPVIVDETVQIEKDASNIRPDDNRPKEHLEQFDFNELVMVGTLKGGTGALWVLVRDGDGGVVRIKEGNYLGQNHGRVVSVSDYRISLVEIVPNGMGGWIERPRTMVLEGLSGE, from the coding sequence ATGAAAAAGTTCATAGTGCTTTGCTGGTTCTTTGTGTTGTCAGGCTGCTCTTCTTCAGCAGATGTCAGTGATTTGCAACAGTTTGTGGATGATACTCTTGCAAAACCTCGCGGGCGTATCGAACCAATACCTGTATTTAAACCGTATGAGTCATTCAATTACAGCTCAGCTGGTGTTCGCTCTCCATTTGAGCTTCCTGTGATTGTTGATGAAACAGTACAAATCGAGAAAGATGCTTCAAATATACGCCCTGATGATAACCGCCCTAAAGAGCATCTTGAGCAGTTTGATTTCAATGAACTTGTTATGGTTGGAACTTTAAAGGGGGGGACCGGTGCGCTTTGGGTTCTTGTCCGCGATGGGGATGGTGGTGTTGTGCGAATCAAAGAAGGCAATTATTTGGGACAAAACCATGGAAGAGTGGTTTCGGTATCAGATTATCGCATTAGCTTAGTAGAAATAGTGCCCAACGGTATGGGGGGCTGGATTGAGCGTCCAAGAACAATGGTTCTTGAGGGCTTGTCGGGAGAATAA
- a CDS encoding type 4a pilus biogenesis protein PilO, whose product MARENSFDLNAWIEKLQSIDVDDINNADWENMGSWPLLGRIFLAALICVGLLFSGYFFLISDKMDTLGRVESEEIQLKKDFELKAFRVANLDQYKAQLEEMEDSFGSLLKQLPRDTEVPGLIDDISGSALGAGLKLDAIDPSDMTKAEFYNELPIDIAVVGGFHEMGSFVSTVASLPRIVTLHDFSIDKGDGAELVMNIKAKTYQYNPEEG is encoded by the coding sequence GTGGCTCGAGAAAATTCTTTCGACCTTAATGCTTGGATTGAAAAACTGCAGTCTATTGATGTTGATGACATCAATAATGCTGATTGGGAAAATATGGGATCCTGGCCGTTGTTGGGTAGGATCTTTTTAGCTGCTTTGATATGTGTTGGGCTGTTGTTTTCCGGCTACTTTTTCTTGATCAGCGATAAGATGGATACTCTTGGGCGTGTTGAGTCTGAAGAGATCCAGCTTAAGAAAGACTTTGAGCTGAAGGCATTTCGTGTTGCTAATCTGGACCAATACAAGGCTCAGCTTGAAGAGATGGAAGATAGTTTTGGATCTTTGCTGAAACAACTGCCTCGTGACACTGAGGTCCCCGGTTTAATTGACGATATTAGTGGCTCTGCACTAGGAGCGGGACTGAAATTGGATGCTATAGACCCCAGTGATATGACAAAGGCAGAATTCTACAATGAGCTTCCGATCGATATAGCTGTGGTAGGAGGGTTCCACGAGATGGGATCTTTTGTCTCTACTGTTGCGTCATTGCCTAGGATTGTAACTCTGCATGATTTCTCAATCGATAAAGGAGATGGTGCAGAATTGGTTATGAACATTAAGGCTAAAACTTATCAGTACAATCCAGAGGAAGGGTGA
- a CDS encoding PilN domain-containing protein: MANINLLPWREERRQQRNQEYYKALFLVALFAGALVYFVDDFFSSSIAAQQQRNDFVRSEMRVIDAKIEEISKLRETREQLIERMELIQALQGNRPVIVRMFDEIAKSVPDDLYFTSISVKGRTVVVKGMAQSNNRVAALMRNFDSSKWFVDPELISVRSVSEGVNEFEVKMQRFDPSDEEEV, encoded by the coding sequence ATGGCCAACATTAACTTATTGCCTTGGCGTGAAGAGCGACGGCAGCAGAGAAATCAGGAGTACTACAAGGCTCTGTTTCTTGTGGCCTTGTTTGCTGGAGCGTTGGTTTATTTTGTTGATGATTTTTTTAGCAGCAGTATTGCAGCTCAACAGCAGCGCAATGACTTTGTCCGTAGCGAGATGAGAGTCATTGATGCCAAAATTGAAGAAATTAGTAAATTGAGAGAAACGCGCGAGCAGTTAATCGAGCGTATGGAGCTAATACAGGCGCTACAGGGTAATCGCCCGGTTATCGTCCGAATGTTTGATGAAATCGCAAAATCCGTTCCCGATGATTTATATTTCACTTCGATTTCAGTTAAAGGGCGCACTGTTGTCGTAAAAGGAATGGCTCAGTCAAATAACCGAGTCGCAGCGTTAATGAGGAATTTTGATAGTTCAAAGTGGTTTGTTGATCCAGAGTTGATTAGCGTTCGTTCAGTGTCTGAGGGTGTTAATGAATTTGAGGTCAAAATGCAGCGCTTTGATCCAAGTGATGAGGAGGAAGTGTAG
- a CDS encoding pilus assembly protein PilM, with translation MASLFSKKGKAVLGVDISSTSVKVLELSHNNGRYQVEAYASEPLPQNAVVEQAINNDEAVGEAIRRALGRSRSSAKQGAIAVAGSAVITKTVQMPGDLSDDEMDFQVRAEADQYIPYPLEEVALDWEIQGETEGTPDNMVDVLLAACRSETVERRKDAIEYANIEAKVVDIEAFCTERAFRLIEGQLDGSEIETVAVIDIGATMSTLNVLHQGKSIYTREQLFGGKQLTEDIMRRYGLSEEEAQRAKLEGGLPDDYESEVLQPFRNAVVQQVSRSLQFFYSSSQFNDVDYIVLAGGTSSLPDMAELVQDELGVATVVANPFVNMTLSQKVSANLLNNDAPALMIACGLAMRSFD, from the coding sequence CTGGCCAGCTTATTTAGTAAAAAAGGCAAAGCGGTCCTGGGTGTCGACATCAGCTCAACCTCGGTGAAGGTGTTGGAGCTGAGTCATAACAATGGGCGCTACCAGGTCGAGGCCTATGCTAGTGAACCACTGCCTCAGAACGCTGTCGTCGAACAAGCGATTAACAACGACGAAGCCGTCGGTGAAGCCATTCGTCGAGCGCTCGGACGCTCACGCAGTTCTGCCAAGCAAGGTGCCATTGCTGTTGCTGGTTCCGCTGTGATTACCAAAACCGTGCAGATGCCCGGTGACCTATCTGATGACGAAATGGACTTTCAAGTCCGTGCCGAAGCTGACCAGTACATTCCTTACCCGTTAGAGGAAGTTGCACTCGACTGGGAGATCCAGGGGGAGACTGAAGGCACGCCTGACAACATGGTTGATGTGCTGTTGGCAGCTTGTCGCTCTGAAACCGTAGAGCGTCGTAAAGATGCCATCGAATACGCCAACATTGAAGCCAAAGTGGTGGATATCGAAGCGTTCTGCACCGAGCGTGCATTCCGCCTCATCGAAGGTCAGTTGGATGGCAGCGAAATTGAAACGGTGGCTGTGATCGACATCGGTGCCACCATGTCAACTCTCAACGTATTGCATCAAGGTAAATCGATTTACACGCGTGAACAGCTGTTTGGCGGTAAGCAACTCACCGAAGACATCATGCGTCGTTACGGCCTGAGTGAAGAAGAAGCGCAGCGCGCGAAGCTCGAGGGTGGCCTGCCCGACGATTATGAATCGGAAGTGCTGCAGCCATTTCGCAATGCCGTGGTACAGCAAGTGAGCCGTTCACTGCAGTTTTTCTACTCCTCCAGCCAGTTTAATGATGTCGACTATATTGTGTTAGCTGGCGGTACGTCATCGTTGCCGGACATGGCTGAATTGGTGCAGGACGAGCTGGGAGTTGCCACCGTTGTCGCCAATCCTTTCGTAAACATGACTCTGTCACAGAAAGTAAGCGCCAATTTGCTTAATAATGACGCGCCAGCATTGATGATCGCATGTGGGCTGGCGATGAGGAGTTTCGACTGA
- a CDS encoding penicillin-binding protein 1A, producing MSTIAGAGLVMMAIYIYFAPTLPDTQDLLDTELQTPLRVYTRDGRLISEFGTKRRNPIRYEDTPQQFIDALLASEDDAYFEHFGIDIKGLARAAFELLSTGRKRSGGSTITMQVAKNYYLSSEKTFSRKFTEILLALKIERALTKQQILELYLNKIYLGKRAYGIEAAAQVYYGKSIQELNLAQKAMIAGLPQAPSAANPINNPERAVKRRNYVLARMRALNLIEQEEFEQAARAPVTARYHGAESEITAPYVAEMARQFAVQQYGADAYTAGYHIYTSIDSERQLAANQALQRGLLKYDRDHGWRATGTTLPVQQYSVPEQPALEPWLSQASSSFDIDWPATLPAWQEYFRETPDSGILQAAVVSRVLEKGAWIYTRQGERYVSWNGLKWARRKVNVDVIGNPLKTANEVLTAGMTVWFEEKEDGIHLAQQPEVEGALVSLDPQDGGIQALVGGFAPASNSFNRAIQSDRQPGSAFKPFVYSAALANGLTAATIINDAPVVFNDAGLENTWRPQNVSGKFYGPTRLRQALYKSQNLVSIRILKRLGPQTAIDFISPFGIPANKLNRDLSLSLGASAVSPMELATGYAVFANGGYAITPYVIDRLKDDDGNVLFQHVAEKACDGATSEMRQLELDMQASLGISTEPSTCAARVIDERTHFLIMTMMQDVIRRGTGKRALALGRNDLAGKTGTTNDQKDAWFAGFNPKLATTVWVGFDQPQTLGRWAYGSNTALPIWVDYMQSALQGVEEVPYRQPEGIVSVRIDPETGLLAPAGQSNAIFEYFRAENVPTEFAKPAATVEQQQEKGGVVPEQLF from the coding sequence ATGTCCACCATAGCAGGCGCCGGCCTGGTGATGATGGCAATTTATATCTATTTTGCCCCCACCTTGCCCGATACACAGGATCTGTTAGACACAGAACTGCAAACGCCGCTGCGAGTGTATACCCGAGACGGACGTCTAATCAGTGAATTCGGTACCAAAAGACGCAATCCAATTCGCTATGAAGACACACCTCAGCAATTTATCGACGCGCTGCTGGCCTCCGAAGACGATGCCTACTTTGAACATTTTGGTATCGACATCAAGGGCTTAGCCCGCGCCGCCTTTGAGCTGCTGAGCACTGGCCGCAAGCGTTCTGGCGGCAGTACCATCACCATGCAAGTCGCCAAGAACTACTATCTTAGCAGCGAGAAAACCTTCTCACGGAAGTTCACCGAAATCCTGCTGGCGTTAAAAATTGAGAGAGCGCTCACAAAACAGCAGATTCTCGAGCTCTATCTCAACAAAATTTACCTCGGCAAGCGCGCATACGGCATTGAAGCCGCGGCACAGGTCTACTACGGCAAGTCGATTCAAGAACTTAACTTGGCGCAAAAAGCCATGATTGCCGGTCTGCCACAAGCGCCTTCAGCGGCCAACCCCATCAACAACCCAGAGCGTGCCGTTAAACGCAGAAACTATGTATTGGCTCGTATGCGTGCTTTGAACCTGATCGAGCAAGAGGAATTTGAACAAGCGGCACGCGCGCCCGTCACGGCACGCTACCACGGTGCAGAGTCCGAAATCACCGCGCCCTACGTAGCGGAAATGGCACGCCAGTTCGCGGTTCAACAATACGGTGCCGATGCCTATACCGCTGGTTACCACATCTATACCAGCATCGATAGCGAGCGCCAGCTAGCCGCCAACCAAGCACTGCAACGTGGCTTACTGAAGTACGACCGTGACCACGGTTGGCGCGCAACCGGCACCACACTGCCGGTACAGCAGTATTCTGTGCCCGAGCAACCGGCACTTGAGCCATGGCTGAGTCAGGCCTCCAGCTCCTTCGATATCGACTGGCCTGCTACCTTACCTGCCTGGCAGGAGTACTTTCGTGAAACGCCAGACAGCGGCATTCTGCAAGCCGCCGTCGTCAGCCGTGTGTTAGAAAAGGGGGCGTGGATCTACACCCGCCAAGGTGAACGCTACGTCAGTTGGAATGGGCTGAAGTGGGCAAGACGCAAAGTCAACGTGGATGTGATCGGCAATCCATTGAAGACCGCCAATGAAGTACTCACAGCCGGCATGACGGTCTGGTTTGAAGAAAAAGAAGACGGTATTCACCTAGCACAACAGCCCGAAGTGGAAGGCGCACTGGTGTCTCTCGATCCACAAGACGGCGGTATTCAAGCGCTAGTCGGCGGCTTCGCTCCGGCCAGCAACAGCTTTAACCGTGCCATCCAGTCTGACCGCCAGCCTGGCTCTGCCTTCAAACCGTTTGTCTACAGCGCCGCGCTGGCCAATGGCCTTACCGCTGCCACCATTATTAATGACGCTCCCGTTGTATTTAACGACGCCGGGCTGGAGAACACTTGGCGACCACAAAATGTCAGCGGCAAGTTCTACGGTCCCACGCGCCTGCGGCAAGCCTTGTATAAATCGCAGAACCTAGTGTCCATTCGCATCCTAAAACGCCTTGGCCCACAAACCGCCATCGATTTTATCAGCCCGTTTGGCATTCCAGCGAACAAGCTGAACCGTGATCTGTCTCTGTCTTTGGGCGCTTCTGCTGTATCGCCGATGGAGCTGGCCACCGGCTATGCCGTGTTCGCCAATGGTGGTTACGCGATCACGCCGTATGTGATCGATCGTTTAAAAGACGACGACGGCAATGTGCTGTTTCAGCACGTTGCTGAAAAAGCCTGTGATGGCGCGACGTCAGAAATGCGGCAACTGGAGCTGGACATGCAAGCTTCATTGGGCATCAGCACTGAGCCATCGACCTGTGCTGCTCGTGTCATTGATGAGCGCACCCACTTCCTGATTATGACCATGATGCAAGATGTGATTCGCCGCGGCACCGGCAAGCGCGCATTGGCTTTGGGCCGCAACGACCTGGCCGGCAAAACCGGCACCACCAACGATCAAAAAGACGCCTGGTTTGCCGGTTTCAATCCCAAACTGGCCACCACGGTTTGGGTGGGCTTCGACCAACCACAAACCTTGGGGCGCTGGGCATATGGCAGCAACACTGCGCTACCGATCTGGGTCGACTATATGCAAAGCGCTTTGCAGGGTGTGGAAGAAGTTCCGTACCGCCAACCAGAAGGCATTGTGAGCGTGCGCATCGACCCTGAGACAGGCCTGTTGGCGCCGGCCGGGCAGAGCAATGCCATCTTCGAATACTTCCGCGCCGAAAATGTGCCGACGGAGTTTGCCAAGCCCGCGGCGACGGTTGAGCAACAGCAAGAAAAAGGCGGTGTAGTACCAGAACAGTTGTTCTAG
- a CDS encoding FAD-binding oxidoreductase, giving the protein MTSLTQEALIEQLAAIVGADKVRTDDDSLQTFGTDWTKIYDPKPSAIVFPKTTEQVRDIVLLANKHALALVPSGGRTGLSAGAVAANGEIVVAFDYMNQISDFNAVDRTVKCGAGVITEQLQTFAEEQELFYPVDFASSGSSQLGGNISTNAGGIKVIRWGMTRDWVAGLTVVTGTGEVLNLNKDLLKNNTGYDLRQLFIGGEGTLGFITEATMRLTRAPKNLNVLVLGVPELDDIMKVLHQFQAAMDLTAFEFFSDKALQKVLARGDVPAPFESSTDYYALIEFEALTETELDTAMTLFEQCLENGWVADGVISQSETQAANLWRLREDISETISEWTPYKNDISVVVSKVPPFLRDIDDIVTREYPDFEIIWFGHIGDGNLHLNILKPDELAKEEFFQRCNKVSQWVFETVEKYQGSVSAEHGVGMTKKPYLQYSRSAAELAYMKAVKAVFDPNNVMNPGKLIDL; this is encoded by the coding sequence ATGACCTCCCTGACTCAAGAAGCCCTGATCGAGCAGTTAGCGGCTATTGTTGGTGCGGATAAAGTACGTACAGACGACGATTCGCTGCAAACCTTTGGTACCGACTGGACCAAAATCTACGACCCTAAACCCAGTGCCATTGTGTTCCCTAAAACCACCGAACAGGTGCGAGACATTGTACTGCTGGCGAATAAGCATGCGTTGGCACTCGTCCCTTCTGGTGGGCGCACGGGCTTGAGTGCAGGAGCGGTGGCCGCCAACGGTGAGATCGTGGTGGCGTTTGACTACATGAATCAGATTTCGGATTTCAACGCCGTCGATCGCACAGTGAAGTGTGGTGCTGGGGTGATTACCGAGCAGTTGCAAACGTTTGCCGAAGAGCAAGAGCTGTTTTATCCGGTCGACTTTGCCTCGTCTGGCTCGAGCCAGTTGGGTGGCAACATCAGCACCAATGCTGGTGGCATTAAGGTGATTCGTTGGGGTATGACACGTGATTGGGTCGCCGGTCTGACGGTGGTCACCGGTACGGGTGAGGTGCTGAACCTCAACAAAGACTTGCTGAAGAACAACACCGGCTACGACCTGCGCCAGTTGTTTATTGGCGGTGAAGGGACATTAGGCTTCATCACAGAGGCCACCATGCGCCTGACGCGTGCGCCTAAAAACCTCAATGTGTTGGTGCTGGGCGTGCCTGAGCTGGACGACATCATGAAGGTGTTGCACCAGTTCCAAGCGGCCATGGACTTAACGGCGTTTGAGTTCTTCTCCGACAAGGCACTGCAGAAAGTGTTAGCGCGCGGCGATGTGCCTGCGCCGTTTGAGTCGAGCACAGATTATTATGCGCTGATTGAATTCGAAGCACTGACGGAAACGGAACTGGATACCGCCATGACGCTGTTTGAGCAGTGTCTGGAAAATGGCTGGGTGGCCGACGGTGTCATCAGTCAAAGTGAAACTCAGGCAGCGAACCTGTGGCGTTTGCGTGAGGACATTTCTGAGACCATTTCCGAGTGGACGCCGTATAAAAACGATATCTCTGTGGTGGTGTCGAAAGTGCCGCCGTTCTTGCGCGACATTGATGACATCGTGACACGCGAATACCCGGACTTTGAAATCATCTGGTTTGGACACATCGGCGATGGCAACCTGCATTTGAACATTCTGAAGCCAGATGAGTTGGCCAAGGAAGAGTTCTTCCAACGTTGCAATAAAGTGTCGCAGTGGGTATTTGAGACGGTTGAAAAGTATCAGGGCTCTGTTTCTGCTGAGCACGGCGTGGGCATGACTAAAAAGCCGTACCTGCAGTACAGTCGCTCAGCGGCAGAGTTGGCGTATATGAAAGCCGTCAAGGCGGTGTTCGATCCCAACAATGTGATGAACCCGGGCAAGTTGATTGACCTGTAA
- the serA gene encoding phosphoglycerate dehydrogenase yields MAQTSLDKSKIKFLLLEGVHQSALDTLSAAGYTNIEYLKTSLPADELKERIKDAHFIGIRSRTQLTADIFDAAEKLIAVGCFCIGTNQVDLKAATERGIAVFNAPYSNTRSVAELSLAEMIMLMRGIPEKNAQCHRGGWQKSAANSYEIRGKKLGIVGYGSIGTQLSVMAEGLGMEVYFYDVVTKLPIGNAKQVTSLNELLNQADVVSLHVPETPATKWMMGAEQFAQMKQGSILLNASRGTVVDIDALADAVRSKKLLGAAIDVFPVEPRSNDEEFVTPLREFDNVILTPHVGGSTLEAQENIGKEVGEKLATYSDNGTTTSSVNFPEVALPANPNVHRILHIHKNMPGVMNAINQVFADNNINISGQYLQTVEEVGYVVIDVAADVSDLALEKIKQIEGTIRARVLY; encoded by the coding sequence ATGGCACAGACATCTCTGGATAAAAGCAAGATCAAGTTTCTTCTGCTGGAAGGCGTGCATCAGTCCGCGCTAGACACTCTGAGCGCCGCTGGTTACACCAACATTGAGTATCTGAAAACCTCCTTGCCTGCAGATGAGCTGAAAGAGCGCATTAAAGATGCCCACTTTATTGGTATTCGCTCGCGCACCCAGCTCACCGCCGATATCTTCGACGCGGCCGAGAAACTGATCGCTGTGGGTTGCTTCTGTATTGGTACCAACCAGGTCGACCTTAAAGCTGCCACCGAGCGCGGTATCGCCGTGTTCAACGCGCCTTACTCGAACACACGTTCAGTGGCCGAGCTGAGCTTGGCAGAAATGATCATGCTGATGCGCGGCATTCCAGAGAAAAACGCCCAATGTCACCGCGGTGGCTGGCAGAAGTCTGCCGCCAACTCCTACGAAATTCGCGGCAAGAAGCTGGGTATTGTCGGTTATGGCAGCATCGGCACTCAACTGTCGGTAATGGCTGAAGGGTTAGGCATGGAGGTCTACTTCTACGACGTGGTCACCAAGCTGCCCATTGGCAACGCTAAACAAGTCACCAGCCTCAACGAGCTGCTGAATCAGGCTGACGTCGTTTCGCTGCACGTTCCCGAGACACCGGCCACCAAGTGGATGATGGGCGCCGAGCAATTCGCGCAAATGAAGCAAGGATCCATTCTGCTGAACGCCTCGCGTGGTACCGTTGTCGACATTGACGCTTTGGCCGATGCCGTACGCAGCAAAAAACTGTTGGGTGCTGCAATTGACGTATTCCCTGTGGAACCACGCTCCAATGACGAGGAATTCGTGACGCCGCTGCGCGAGTTCGACAACGTCATCCTGACGCCACACGTCGGTGGCTCAACGTTGGAAGCACAAGAAAACATCGGTAAAGAAGTGGGCGAAAAGCTGGCAACTTACAGCGACAACGGTACCACCACGTCTTCGGTGAACTTCCCAGAAGTTGCCTTGCCAGCCAACCCGAACGTGCACCGCATCCTGCACATCCACAAGAACATGCCAGGGGTCATGAACGCCATCAACCAAGTCTTTGCCGACAACAACATCAACATCAGCGGCCAGTATCTGCAAACGGTTGAAGAGGTTGGCTACGTGGTGATCGACGTGGCGGCGGATGTCAGCGACCTAGCGCTGGAAAAGATCAAGCAAATCGAAGGCACCATTCGCGCACGCGTGCTGTACTAA
- the hisF gene encoding imidazole glycerol phosphate synthase subunit HisF, with protein sequence MGLAKRIIPCLDVDQGRVVKGVNFVGIRDAGDPVEIAKRYNDQGADEITFLDITASHEERDTTEHMVEAIAEQVFIPLTVGGGIREVSDIRRMLNAGADKVSINSAAVYNPEFVRQASDKFGAQCIVVAIDAKQVAEQRWEIFTHGGRKATGIDAVEWAIKMAEYGAGEILLTSMDRDGVKTGFDLGVTRAITDAVDIPVIASGGVGNLDHLVDGVQQGGADAVLAASIFHFGEYTVMQAKQHMAAAGIEMRLD encoded by the coding sequence ATGGGGCTGGCAAAACGCATCATACCTTGCCTCGATGTCGATCAAGGGCGGGTGGTGAAAGGCGTCAACTTTGTCGGCATCCGCGACGCAGGTGATCCGGTAGAAATTGCCAAGCGCTACAACGACCAGGGAGCGGACGAAATCACCTTCCTGGACATCACCGCCAGTCACGAAGAGCGCGATACCACTGAACACATGGTCGAGGCTATTGCTGAGCAGGTCTTTATCCCGCTAACGGTGGGTGGTGGTATTCGTGAGGTATCGGACATTCGCCGCATGCTCAATGCCGGTGCGGACAAAGTGTCGATTAACTCCGCTGCGGTGTACAACCCGGAGTTTGTGCGCCAAGCGTCGGACAAGTTTGGCGCGCAGTGCATTGTGGTGGCGATTGATGCCAAGCAGGTTGCGGAGCAGCGCTGGGAAATTTTCACCCACGGCGGTCGCAAAGCCACTGGCATTGATGCGGTGGAATGGGCGATCAAGATGGCTGAATACGGCGCTGGTGAGATTCTGCTGACCAGCATGGATCGTGATGGCGTAAAAACCGGATTTGATCTGGGTGTAACCCGCGCGATCACAGACGCGGTGGATATTCCAGTGATCGCCTCGGGCGGTGTTGGCAATCTCGACCACTTGGTGGACGGTGTTCAGCAAGGTGGTGCGGATGCCGTGCTGGCCGCGAGCATCTTTCACTTCGGTGAATACACCGTCATGCAGGCAAAGCAGCACATGGCGGCAGCAGGCATTGAAATGCGGCTGGACTGA
- the hisA gene encoding 1-(5-phosphoribosyl)-5-[(5-phosphoribosylamino)methylideneamino]imidazole-4-carboxamide isomerase — protein sequence MLVIPAIDLKDGQCVRLRQGRMEDSTVFGDHPVDMAQRWVEAGCRRLHLVDLNGAFAGEPVNGEAVTAIAKKYPQLPIQIGGGIRSLETIEHYIQAGVSQVIIGTKAVKEPAFVAEACRAFPGAIIVGLDAKDGFVATDGWAEVSEVKAVDLARQFKDDGVMSIVYTDIARDGMMQGVNVEATVQLAEEGGIPVIASGGVTNIDDIRQLAGVANRGVMGAITGRAIYEGTLDVAEAQQLADELCGVTA from the coding sequence ATGTTGGTGATACCCGCCATCGATTTGAAAGACGGTCAATGCGTGCGCCTGCGTCAAGGGCGAATGGAAGATTCCACTGTGTTCGGTGACCACCCCGTGGATATGGCGCAGCGCTGGGTCGAAGCCGGCTGTCGACGTTTGCACTTGGTAGATTTAAACGGTGCTTTTGCCGGTGAGCCAGTCAATGGTGAGGCGGTGACTGCCATCGCTAAAAAGTATCCGCAACTGCCCATTCAAATTGGCGGTGGCATTCGCTCTTTAGAAACCATCGAGCATTACATTCAGGCGGGTGTTAGCCAGGTGATTATTGGCACCAAGGCGGTAAAAGAGCCTGCTTTTGTGGCCGAGGCCTGCCGCGCCTTTCCGGGAGCCATCATTGTCGGATTGGACGCCAAAGATGGCTTTGTCGCCACCGATGGCTGGGCCGAAGTGTCCGAGGTAAAAGCTGTGGATCTAGCGCGTCAGTTTAAAGATGACGGTGTGATGTCGATTGTCTACACCGACATTGCTCGCGACGGCATGATGCAAGGTGTGAATGTTGAAGCCACAGTGCAACTGGCCGAGGAGGGTGGAATCCCGGTGATTGCTTCTGGCGGTGTGACCAATATTGACGACATTCGCCAGCTGGCGGGTGTTGCGAATCGTGGCGTGATGGGCGCCATCACAGGGCGCGCCATTTACGAAGGCACTCTGGACGTGGCCGAAGCCCAGCAGCTGGCCGATGAGCTGTGCGGAGTAACGGCTTAA
- the hisH gene encoding imidazole glycerol phosphate synthase subunit HisH translates to MSKVCAVIDYGMGNLHSAHGALQHVSPETNVVVTSDPEQILAADHVVLPGVGAIRDCIAEIRAHGIDQVVDEVRSSKPLLGICVGLQSMLQHSAENGGVDGMGLFAGEVKFFGEQPEAQQQQLKVPHMGWNQVQQRPHPLWQGIDDNSRFYFVHSYYVVAADATQVVGQCQYGVTFDAALAQDNVFAVQFHPEKSHRAGLALLKNFLAWDGQG, encoded by the coding sequence ATGAGCAAAGTATGCGCCGTGATTGATTACGGCATGGGCAATTTGCACTCTGCGCATGGCGCTCTGCAGCATGTCTCGCCCGAAACGAATGTGGTTGTCACCAGTGACCCAGAGCAAATCCTGGCGGCGGATCATGTGGTGCTGCCTGGTGTCGGCGCCATTCGCGATTGTATCGCGGAGATTCGGGCACACGGCATTGACCAGGTGGTGGACGAAGTGCGTAGCAGCAAACCGCTGTTGGGTATTTGCGTTGGTCTGCAATCAATGCTGCAGCACAGCGCGGAAAATGGCGGCGTAGATGGTATGGGCCTGTTTGCCGGTGAAGTAAAGTTCTTTGGCGAGCAGCCAGAAGCGCAGCAACAGCAGTTGAAGGTGCCGCACATGGGGTGGAACCAGGTGCAGCAGCGTCCACATCCGCTGTGGCAAGGCATCGACGACAATAGCCGCTTCTATTTTGTGCACTCATATTACGTGGTGGCGGCGGATGCCACTCAGGTCGTTGGGCAGTGCCAATACGGCGTTACCTTTGATGCTGCCCTGGCGCAGGACAACGTCTTTGCTGTGCAGTTTCACCCGGAAAAGAGCCATCGCGCTGGCCTGGCGTTGTTGAAAAACTTCCTTGCCTGGGATGGCCAAGGCTGA
- the hisB gene encoding imidazoleglycerol-phosphate dehydratase HisB, protein MARSATVERNTLETQIRVSINLDGTGKAQFDTGVPFLEHMLDQIARHGLIDLDIHCNGDTHIDDHHTVEDIGITLGQAFAQAIGDKKGIVRYGHSYVPLDEALSRVVIDFSGRPGLDMKVDFTRGNIGRFDTQLFWEFFQGFVNHANVTLHIDNLKGFNAHHQAETIFKAFGRALRMAVELDPRMAGVMPSTKGTL, encoded by the coding sequence ATGGCACGCAGCGCAACGGTTGAGCGCAATACGCTCGAAACCCAGATTCGCGTCAGCATTAATCTGGATGGTACCGGCAAGGCTCAGTTTGATACCGGTGTTCCTTTTCTGGAGCACATGTTGGATCAGATCGCGCGCCATGGACTGATTGATCTGGACATTCATTGCAACGGCGATACCCACATCGATGACCATCATACGGTGGAAGACATCGGCATCACCCTGGGGCAAGCGTTTGCCCAGGCCATTGGCGATAAAAAAGGCATCGTGCGCTACGGCCACTCCTATGTGCCTCTGGATGAAGCTCTGTCACGTGTGGTGATCGACTTTTCTGGCCGTCCCGGCTTGGACATGAAGGTCGACTTTACCCGTGGCAATATCGGCCGCTTTGATACCCAGTTGTTCTGGGAGTTTTTCCAAGGGTTTGTCAATCACGCCAACGTCACTTTGCACATTGATAACCTCAAGGGCTTTAACGCCCATCACCAAGCAGAGACCATCTTCAAGGCCTTTGGCCGGGCACTGCGTATGGCGGTGGAGTTGGATCCGCGCATGGCCGGTGTGATGCCCTCGACCAAAGGCACCTTGTGA